The following proteins come from a genomic window of Candidatus Woesearchaeota archaeon:
- a CDS encoding Holliday junction resolvase: MKKKGCRTERELVHLFWDNGWSASRVAGSGSTTIPAPDIIAGKSGRVLVIECKARKESTAYLTKKEVEELTLFANILGAEPWIGVRFNNTEWRFIETSKTKLSRGDNHVITLDEATKEGLTFKDLTLGGQK; encoded by the coding sequence ATGAAAAAGAAAGGTTGCAGGACAGAACGTGAATTAGTCCATCTATTTTGGGATAATGGGTGGAGTGCATCAAGGGTAGCTGGTTCTGGAAGCACAACCATACCTGCCCCAGACATCATTGCAGGTAAATCAGGAAGAGTTCTAGTTATTGAATGTAAAGCAAGAAAAGAATCAACAGCATATCTAACAAAAAAAGAAGTTGAAGAATTAACCTTATTTGCAAATATTTTAGGTGCAGAACCCTGGATAGGTGTTAGATTTAATAACACAGAATGGAGATTTATTGAAACTTCAAAAACAAAATTAAGTAGAGGAGATAATCATGTTATTACTTTAGACGAAGCAACTAAAGAAGGTTTAACTTTTAAAGATTTAACTTTGGGAGGCCAAAAATGA